The bacterium genome segment CACGCAATCCAAGAAAGCGAAGAATCTCCCGGGCTACGCGAACCTCAGTAGCGGGGTCCTCAGTAAGCGAGACCCTAAATGTGTTTCCGATGCCCGCTGAAAATATCATTGCCGAGCCAACACTTGAGGCGATTATCCCTTGATATCCAAAACCTGCTTCCGTTATCCCCACATGAATAGGATAGCTGAATTCCTCAGCAAAAAGCATGTTGGCTTCATATGCAAGTTTTGGCGAGGAGGCCTTGAGTGAAACCACGATGTCAGTGAAGTCTGCTTCTTCGAGAATTTCTATTTCTCGCCTTGCTGCCTCGACCATAGCTTCAGGGGTTGGTCCGCCAAATTTTTTGAGCAAATCCTTGGGCAGAGAACCAGCATTAACGCCAACCCTTATCGGTATACCGCGTGCTTTAGCCTCCCGCGCGATAAGCCTGACATACTCCGCCTTGCCGATATTTCCGGGATTTATTCGAAGCTTATGAACTCCCGCATCAAGCGACGCAAGCGCTAAACGGTAGTCAAAGTGAATGTCCGCTACTATCGGAAGCGGTGAGGACTTTAATATCTCCTTCAGCGCCTTCGCGGAATCCATGTCCGGGACTGAGACACGCATTATGTCTCCACCGGCAAGAAGAACACTTTCAATCTCGTTCAGCACGCCCGCAATATCGGTCGTTGGACGCTTCGACATGGACTGAACGGTGATTATGGTATCTCCACCAATAGAAACGGTGCCCACCATCACCCTTTTCGTTTCCTCTCGTCTCGTCATTATCGCGAAATTTCTGTAAATGCCAATCTCTTTAAGATGACACTTAACAAGAGGTGCGCAACTTAATTCTGAGGGTCTTTCTGTGGCAGGTTATTTAGCCTTCCCCATGCAAATATTTTTCAGCCGCGAATGCAGCATTAGCACCGTCGCCAACCGCCGTAGAAATCTGTCTTAGGAGCTTGCTTCTGACATCGCCAGCGGCAAAAAGTCCGGAGATGTTGGTCCGCATCTCCGCATCAGTAATAATAAAACCTTTGTCATCAAGGCCAAGCTCATCTATCGCTATGAAGTCAGTGTTGGGAATTAGACCTATGTAAACGAATATTCCAGAAACATTCAAAACTTTTGTCGAGCCATCCACGCGAGATTCTACCTCTAACCCCTCGACCACCTGCTCTCCCAAGACTTTTTTGGGGACATGGCTCCACACAAACTCGATTTTTGGGTTATTAAATGCTCGCTCCTGAAGAATTTTCGTTGCTCTAAGTTTGTCTCGACGGTGGACTATGAAAACCTTTGATGCGAACTTGGTCAAATACAGCGCCTCCTCCACCGCTGCGTCTCCGCCGCCTATAACGGCAACTACTTTATCCTTATAAAGTGCCCCATCGCAGGTCGCGCAAAATGATATTCCCTTGCCAATAAATTTGTCCTCACCCTCTATGTTCATCAGTTTTGGCGATGCGCCCGATGAGATTATCACAGCCTTCGCTGAGGTCTCGCCTTCATCAGTAATTATTCTGAACTTGCCATCCTCAATAGTCAGCCTCTGAACACCAGCGTTTATAATTTTGGCACCGAATTTCTCCGCCTGAGCTTGAAAGCGCTGCATAAGCTCCATTCCCGATACTGGTTCGGCGAATCCGGGATAGTTTTCGACAAGCTCCGTGTTAAGAATTTGTCCGCCGGGTATGGGATTTTTCTCGATAAGCACATGGTCGAGCATCGAGCGGGCTGCATAGAGTGCAGCCGTAAGCCCCGCAGGACCACCACCTATTATCGCTAATTCGTAACTTTCCTTAAATGTTTCACTTCCGCCCACGAAGAATTCTATGCTCATATGCCTCTCCTTTATGCGAAATGCTATGGAAGGGAATGTTACCTGCTAATCGGCATCGTCAAGAACGCTTATCCCGGGGAGTTCCTTGCCCTCCATGAATTCGAGTGATGCTCCACCACCGGTCGAAATGTGCGTCATCATGTCGGCGAATCCAAGTTCATATGCCGCTGCTGCCGAATCACCGCCCCCGACTACCGCTACATTGCCCTTTGAGGCAACCTCCGCCATAGCCTCAAGAACAGCTCGCGTACCCTCCGAGAATGGCTTTATCTCGAATATCCCCATAGGTCCGTTCATGAAAACCGACTTTGCTTTGAGAATCTCGTCCGTGTATAGCTGGATCGTTGCCTGACCGATGTCTACCCCAATCCAATTTTTCGGAATGTGATCATAGGGAACAGTTTTAACTGGAGAGTTGGGGTCAAGTTCCTTTGCGACCAGTATGTCCACGGGGAGAAGCATTCTTCCGCCAAGTTCCTCCGAAAGGTTGAAAATTTCTGTCGCGGTCTGAAAGGAATTCTCCTCAACGAGTGATTTTCCCACCTCAAGCCCCCACGCGGAGAAAAATGTGAACGACATTCCACCACCAACGAGAATCTTGTCAACCCGCGGGAGAAGGTTCTTGAAAACGCCTATTTTGGTGGATACTTTTGCGCCACCTATAACCGCCACGAAAGGTCGGGCTGGGTCATCAAGGAACATGCCAAGGTGCTTTATTTCGCTTTGAAGCAGGTATCCCGCTACCGCTGGTCTAAGAAATTTCGGCACTCCCACAACGGACGCATGCGCCCTATGGCAAACTGAGAAAGCATCGTTGACAAATACCTCACCATGACGAGCCAGCTTTTTGGCAAATTCATCCGAGTTTTTCTTCTCCTCAGGATGGAATCT includes the following:
- the ispG gene encoding flavodoxin-dependent (E)-4-hydroxy-3-methylbut-2-enyl-diphosphate synthase, producing the protein MTRREETKRVMVGTVSIGGDTIITVQSMSKRPTTDIAGVLNEIESVLLAGGDIMRVSVPDMDSAKALKEILKSSPLPIVADIHFDYRLALASLDAGVHKLRINPGNIGKAEYVRLIAREAKARGIPIRVGVNAGSLPKDLLKKFGGPTPEAMVEAARREIEILEEADFTDIVVSLKASSPKLAYEANMLFAEEFSYPIHVGITEAGFGYQGIIASSVGSAMIFSAGIGNTFRVSLTEDPATEVRVAREILRFLGLRDYWVRIISCPMCARAETKIDDIARKIWDQTKNIRKPISIAVMGCVVNGPGEAAHADIGVACGKGYSLIFSRGKPIKKVPNDRIVEELMEQIEKFFGKLESNS
- the trxB gene encoding thioredoxin-disulfide reductase, with the protein product MSIEFFVGGSETFKESYELAIIGGGPAGLTAALYAARSMLDHVLIEKNPIPGGQILNTELVENYPGFAEPVSGMELMQRFQAQAEKFGAKIINAGVQRLTIEDGKFRIITDEGETSAKAVIISSGASPKLMNIEGEDKFIGKGISFCATCDGALYKDKVVAVIGGGDAAVEEALYLTKFASKVFIVHRRDKLRATKILQERAFNNPKIEFVWSHVPKKVLGEQVVEGLEVESRVDGSTKVLNVSGIFVYIGLIPNTDFIAIDELGLDDKGFIITDAEMRTNISGLFAAGDVRSKLLRQISTAVGDGANAAFAAEKYLHGEG
- a CDS encoding phosphoglycerate kinase, with protein sequence MRKKTIDDIQITNKRVLIRVDYNVPLENGKVANDLRIRKSLPTIKKLLSDSNALVLMSHLGRPGGKVDPKLSLAPVAKHLSKLLGQEVKFVNDCVGDDVNKAVDSLKPGEVMLLENVRFHPEEKKNSDEFAKKLARHGEVFVNDAFSVCHRAHASVVGVPKFLRPAVAGYLLQSEIKHLGMFLDDPARPFVAVIGGAKVSTKIGVFKNLLPRVDKILVGGGMSFTFFSAWGLEVGKSLVEENSFQTATEIFNLSEELGGRMLLPVDILVAKELDPNSPVKTVPYDHIPKNWIGVDIGQATIQLYTDEILKAKSVFMNGPMGIFEIKPFSEGTRAVLEAMAEVASKGNVAVVGGGDSAAAAYELGFADMMTHISTGGGASLEFMEGKELPGISVLDDAD